The genomic region ATGAGGCCGGCTGTCGGGGTCAGGTCGTGCAGCGCGTGGTCGACGGCGAACTGCTGGCTGGTCGCGAGCGGATGCGACGGCTTCGTGGGCCATCTGCCCTTCGGGAGCCGCGCGATCCCCGCGCCTGCTTCCATGGCGTCGATGTCCGCGACCACGTCGATGCGCCGATCCTCCGCGACGTCCCCGTCGCCGGTGAGGTAGGCCGAGAGCGCGGCTCCCACGTCGCTCCTGGCGACCTGCTCGGACACCGAGGTGAGGTCCTCGAGGTGGAAGCTGTTGAGGAAGTCGATCTCGGGCGCGCCCTCCGCCGTCCGGAGGGACATCGGAACGCTCTGGATCCGGATGACGTCGGTCGCGAGCTCGGTGTCGCCGACCAGCCCGGCCGAGGCATGAGCGAGTCGGAGCAGTCCGGACAGGGCATCACCGTCGAGCGGCTCGAGGCCCGCGTCCCGCGCGTCCGCGCGCGCACCCTCGTGCTCATCGACCGCTTCGGCCCAGGCCTCCGCCGCACGGCCGAAGTCGTCGATCCACTCGCGGCTCGTCGTGGATGAGCTCGAGAGGTGACCGACCGCCCATGAGGCGGAGGACAGGATCGCGGAATCGGGGACGTACCTCCCGCCGTCGTCGACGAGCAGGCCGGCCGCTGCCGTGGTGCCTCCCCGGCGTTCCTGGTAAGCGTCACGATCCTCGGGGAACAGGGCATGCAGTCGAGCGAAGGTCGCCTCGAGGGGATACGCGCCGAGGTACACGGTGTGCCGCCACACGCGCTTGGCGCCGTAGCGCGGAGGAGGTGTGGGCAGGGTCTCCCACGGCAGAGGGTCACCGGGTCGCCATGCCGAGACCCGGGCCTCGGAGGCATCGCTCCGGGCGGTCACCGGGGGGACCGCCTGCGGATTCAGCAGCTCCAGCAGCAGCCAGAAGCGCAGGGTGCGGAGCTGATGGTCCAGGGTGCGTCGCTCGTCCATTCGGACATGATCAGGGATGGTCGCGGGCTCAGGGGCGCTGTACCCCGAGGGCTCCGTGTGTGGTAAGGGCGATGAAGTGGTCGTGCCGGACCGCGTGCTGATGCGCCGCCCGCCCGCCCACCCTCACCGCACCATCCGCACCGTGACCATCTCCGCCCCCTGGTACATCTGCCGGCTGACCCCGCCATCGCGCGCGAACCCGTTCCGGCGGTAGAACGCCTCCGCGCGCGGGTTGTCGTCGGCGGCCCAGAGGTAGGCGGGGGAGTCGCCGACGGCCGCGTCGAACAGGGCCTGGCCGGCGCCGGTGCCGTGAGCGGAGGCGACCACGTTGATCGCGTAGAGCTGGAACGGCCGCGGCGGATCCTCGTCGCGCGCCGGCCCGGCGAGGGCGAAGCCGACGATGCGGTCGCCGTCGAGGGCGACGAAGACCGGAGCCCCGGCGGAGTCGCTGAGCGAGCCCCGCCACTGCTCGGCGCGCGCCGCGACGTCGAGCCCCTCGAGGTACGCGGCCGACAGCAGGTGCGCGTACGTCTCCTGCCAGGTGCGGATGTGGACCTCGGGGATCCCGTCGGCGTCGTCGGGCACGGCGGGGCGGACGGTCGCGGGAGCGGTCATCCCGCCACGATACGGGCGCGCGACCGCGATGGTCGCGTCGCAGCTGTCACACGGCCCGCAGCACCCGCTTCGGTGGATCGAAGGGGTTGTCCGCGCCCTCGCGTGCGCCGAGGAGCTTCCTGACCTCT from Clavibacter michiganensis subsp. insidiosus harbors:
- a CDS encoding GNAT family N-acetyltransferase, translating into MTAPATVRPAVPDDADGIPEVHIRTWQETYAHLLSAAYLEGLDVAARAEQWRGSLSDSAGAPVFVALDGDRIVGFALAGPARDEDPPRPFQLYAINVVASAHGTGAGQALFDAAVGDSPAYLWAADDNPRAEAFYRRNGFARDGGVSRQMYQGAEMVTVRMVR